One region of Fragaria vesca subsp. vesca linkage group LG4, FraVesHawaii_1.0, whole genome shotgun sequence genomic DNA includes:
- the LOC101305553 gene encoding vinorine synthase-like, with protein MEIVSRKLVKPSAPTPHLKTFKLTLLDQRMPSNLYGKILLFYPGNNNNNSATLVSERSNNLQKSLSKTLVSFYPLAGQLKDDVSIDCNDEGAYFIEAKINCSISDVLSQPDPNLLEQFVPCTNDAEALNVMITLIQLTVFKCGGIAVGTCISHKITDASSMFTFLGSWTADARGEIGVLPVFIEPSLMPPSSTPIRPTPGFRGVQNFVTRRFVFSHSKMASLKAESSTLLQKLGHNAPSTDVELVTAILWKCAIASSQSILGRPRPSLMSQVVNLRNRMVPRLPENTMGNLIFDFHVLIEESNKELPEMVANMRKGFKDFCSHKANRFIGEDAVSVLFDSLEEEDELITKMGVTIFRFASICGFPLYDMDFGWGKPIWATNRPGSLNNLFTLIDTKGGEDIEAWVNLEQQEMAIFERSELLLSFSSLNPSAIIMGRCCL; from the coding sequence ATGGAGATCGTCTCAAGAAAACTTGTTAAGCCATCCGCTCCTACTCCTCACCTCAAAACCTTCAAGCTCACTCTGTTAGACCAAAGAATGCCTTCCAATTTGTACGGAAAGATACTTCTATTCTATCCCGGCAACAACAACAATAATAGCGCTACCCTTGTCTCTGAAAGATCAAACAACCTACAGAAGTCACTATCCAAAACCTTGGTTAGTTTCTATCCTCTAGCTGGGCAGCTCAAAGACGATGTCTCCATTGATTGCAATGATGAAGGTGCTTATTTTATAGAAGCGAAAATCAATTGCAGCATCTCTGATGTTCTCTCCCAACCTGATCCCAACTTACTTGAACAGTTTGTCCCCTGCACTAATGATGCTGAAGCCTTGAATGTCATGATTACACTTATCCAACTCACTGTCTTTAAATGTGGTGGGATTGCGGTTGGAACCTGTATATCGCATAAGATTACAGATGCATCATCTATGTTCACTTTTCTTGGGAGTTGGACAGCAGATGCTCGTGGTGAAATTGGAGTTCTTCCCGTGTTCATCGAACCATCTCTGATGCCACCTTCGAGTACACCAATCAGACCAACTCCTGGCTTTCGTGGAGTTCAGAATTTCGTAACGAGGAGGTTTGTTTTCAGCCACTCAAAGATGGCAAGTCTCAAGGCAGAATCTAGTACACTACTTCAAAAGCTTGGCCATAATGCTCCCTCTACAGATGTTGAGCTAGTAACAGCAATTCTGTGGAAATGTGCTATTGCTTCTTCTCAATCTATATTAGGACGACCAAGGCCTTCGTTGATGTCCCAAGTGGTGAATCTACGCAATAGAATGGTCCCTCGGCTGCCCGAGAATACGATGGGGAATCTCATTTTTGATTTCCATGTGTTGATTGAGGAAAGTAACAAGGAATTACCTGAGATGGTTGCCAATATGAGAAAAGGGTTCAAAGACTTCTGCAGTCACAAGGCAAACAGATTCATAGGTGAAGACGCTGTATCAGTTCTTTTTGATTCTCTTGAAGAGGAGGATGAACTAATTACTAAAATGGGAGTGACCATCTTTAGGTTTGCAAGTATATGCGGATTTCCGCTTTATGATATGGATTTTGGTTGGGGGAAACCCATTTGGGCCACTAATCGGCCTGGATCACTCAACAACTTATTTACTTTGATTGATACCAAAGGGGGTGAAGATATTGAAGCATGGGTGAATCTGGAACAACAAGAGATGGCTATATTTGAGCGTAGTGAGTTGCTTCTTTCATTTTCATCCTTGAACCCTAGTGCAATAATTATGGGACGCTGCTGCTTATGA